cgtgcgcccagctgggcaatgcgcccagggaagccccccttagcccctagtcctggcccgccaaaccatggtcacgcaggtcctttcatgggaaaaatgtttttggttgtagtagacgcctactccaaatggatcgagtgtgacattctcaattcaagcacatcctctgccacggtagaaagtctacggacaatgttcgccgcccatggtctacctgacgtcttggtcagtgacaatggcctgtgctttacaagcactgaattccaggacttcatcgcAGGAAatcgtatcaaccatgtcagaacggcaccgttcaagccggcctcaaacggccaggcggaacgagcagtgcagataatcaaacaggggatgctcagaatccaagggagttccctacaaagccgcttatcacgcctcctgttggccaatagatcccgaccacactcgctcacaggggttccacccacagagctgctaatgaaaaggacgctcaaaaccaggttatcccttatacaccccaccatgaaagaaattgttgagagcaggcgccaatcacaatgtgacgaccatgacaggaatgcgagggcgcgatgtattgatgtcaatgaccctgtctttgttctcaactacgctgcagggcccaaatggctcgcaggcagtgtgattgccaaagaggggaataggattctggtagttaaacttaccagtggacaaatctgccgcaaacatgtggatcaaacaaaaaggaggttcagcaaccccatagaagaagcagaggaagaatatgatgtagagttcactcctccacaggtggccgaacaccggaaccaaagggaggagagcccagtaactgtgggtagtccggacaggcctgaggcaccgcaaacagcagacactcaggccagcgcccaacaaccggagccccaactcaggcgctctacaagagagcgtaaaccaccagagagactcaacctgtgatcccaataagactttgggggggaggtgatgtcatatatttaactgtcattgaacccatgtaacacaactgacctaagttgtagactgtgagaacattgaccactaggtggtgaacttgtgggagacactcctaacctggtctttcaggtataaaaggggaagctccacgcaccttcagagtgaccgtctctcaagcatgggcctcgtgtgcatttgtactgtatagtaaggacatatcatctctcccccagtttctctctctctctcccccagtctctctctcattcactctctctccagcctctctctcattcactctcctccagtcactctctctctctcttgctcttgctctcccccagactctctctctccccagtatatatctctctctctctccccaaagtctctctctctcccccagtctctctctctctctatcccccagtctcaatctgtctcttgctccccctgtctctctctctctctcttgatccccctgtctctctctctctctcccccaatctctctctcgctctctctcccccccgtctctctctctctctctctcttgcccagtctctctctctctctctccccccagtctctctttctctctctctccccccagtctctcactctctctctccccccagtctctctcgctctctctctccccccagtctctctctctctctctctccccccagtctctcactctctctctccccccagtctctctctctctctctccccccagtctctctctctctctctctctctctctccccccagtctctttctctctctctttctttctctctctctccctgcagtcagtctctctctctctctctctctctctctctccctgcagtcagtctctctctctctctccctgcagtcagtctctctctctctctctctctctctctctccctgcattcagtctctctttctctttctctcccccccagtctctctctctctctctcccccgtctctctctctctccccgtctctctctctctcccctagtctctctctctcccctagtctctctctctctctccccgtagtctctctctctctccccctaatctctctctctctctccccctagtctttctctctctcccccagtgcctctctccccatctctctctctctcaacccagtctctctctcccccagcctctctctctctctctcccccatctctctctttctctctctcccccccatctctctctttctctctctctccccccccagtctttctctccctctgctccagtccccttctttctctctctctctctctctcccccagtctctctctctctctctctctctctctccccgtctctctctccccccattctctctctcccccccacagtctctccctctctccacctagtctctctctctccgcccagtctctGCACTAATCTTGctgtctccccccagtctcgctctctcctcccagtctctttctctctctctctccctcagtctctctctccctcagtctctctctctctctctctctctcgctccctcagtctctctctctcccccagtctctctctctcccccagtctctctcgctctctctctccagtctctttctcccccagtctctctctctcactctctctctctccccccagtctctttctctccctctgctccagtccccctctttctctctctcctcccagtctctcctctctctctctctaccccagtctctctccccccagtctctctctcccccccaatttctctctttccacccagtcgctctctctccacccagtctctctctctccacccagtgtcTGCTCCAGTCTCGCGctctcccctcagtctcgctctcctcccagtgtctttctctctctctctccctcagtctctctctctccctcagtctctctctctctctccctcgctctctctctccctccctcagtcactctctctctctcacccccccccagtctctctctcccagtctctctctctccagtctctttctcccccagtctctctctctcactccccccaggctctctctctctctctccccccaggctctctctctctctctctctctctctccccccacccagcctcgctctctctctgtctcgctctctccacccagtctctttatctcccccagtgtctgccccagtctctctctcctccctcccccacccccagtctctctctcttcccctcagtctctctctcttcccctcagtctctctctcactctctctccctctcccccagtctctctctctctctcccccagtctctctcttcccccacccccagtctcgctctctctctcccccccagtctcgctctgtcTTCGcccgcccccagtctcgctctctcttccccccccagtctcgctctctctcccaccccagtctcgctctctctctctctctctctctccacccagtcttgctctctccaccagtctctgccccagctctctctctcccccagtctctctctctcccccagtctctctctccctctcgtctctttctctctctcccccagtctctctctctctctttcccccagtctctctctctctcctccccgtctctctctccgcacagtctctctttctctctctcctcccagtctctctctctctctccccagtctcattttctctctctcgccccccagtctctctctctctctctccccccagtctctctctctccccccagtctctctctctctctccccccacaatctctctctctctctcccccccaatctctctctctctcttcccccaatctctctctctctccccccaatctctctctctttccccccaatctctctctctctctcccccaatctctctctctctctctccccccaatctctcgcccccccaatctctctctctctcccacccccatctctctctccaatctctctctctccccctccaatctctttctctctccccctccaatctctctctctctccccctccaatctctctctctctccccctccaatctctctctctctccccctccaatctctctctctctccccctccccaatctctctctctctctccccccccaatctctctctctctctcccccctccccaatctctctctctctctcccctcccaatctctctctctctcccccccaatctctctctctctctctcacccccccaatctctctctctctccccccccaatctctctctctctcacccccaatctctctctctctctctccccccgccaatctctctctctctctctctctctctcccccccaatctctctctctctctcccccccaatctctctctctctccccccaatctctctctctctcccccgcaatctctctctctctaccccccaatctctctctctctctcccccgccaatctctcgctctctcccatcgccaatctctctctctcgctctctcccccccaatctctctctctctctcccccccaatctctctctctccccctcccccaatctctctctctctctctcccccaatctctctctctctcccccccaatctctctctctctcccccccaatctctctctccccccccaatctctctctctctccccccccaatctctctctctctccccccccaatctctctctctctccccccccaatctctctctctctccccccccaatctctctctctctctccccaccccccaatgtctctctctccacccagtctctctctctccacccagtctctgccccagtctcgcgctctcccctcagtctcgctctctcctcccagtgtctttccctctctctctccccccagtctctctctctctctctctctctctccagtctctttctcccccagtctctctctctcactccccccaggctctctctctctccccccaggctctctctctctccccccaggctctcactctctccccccaggctctctctctctccccccatgctctctctctctctctctctctccccccacccagcctcgctctctctctcagtctctctctctctccacccagtctctctatttcccccagtgtctgccccagtctctctctcccctctcccccctcccccacccccagtctctctctctctctctctccctctcccccagtctctctctctctccacccccagtctcgctctctctccccccatagtctcgcgctctctctcctcccccagtctcgctctctctctctccccccaagtctcgctctctcttcccccccccagtctcgctctctcttcccccccccacagtctcgttctctcttcccccccccagtctcgctctctctctcagtctctctctccacccagtcttgttctctccaccagtctctgccccagtctctctctctctctcccccagtctctctctctcccccagtctttctctctctctctctcccagtctctctttccctcttgtctctttctctctctctcccccagtctctctctctctccccccgtctctctccccgcagtctctctctctccccccccccaatctctctctctctctctcccccccaatcgctctctctctctcccctccccaatctctctctatctctcccccccaatctctctctctcccccccaatctctctctctccccccccaatctctctctctccccccccaatctctctctctccctcccaatctctctctcccccctaatctctttctctctcccccccaatctctctctctctctcccccccaatctctctctctctccccccaaatctctctctctctcccccccatctctctctctctccccccccatctctctctctcttcccccccaatctctctctccccccaatctctctctctctctctccccccaatctctctctctctctccccccatctctctctgtctcccccccccaatctctctctctctccccccacaatctctctctctctctctcccccaatccctctctctctccccccatctctctctctctccccctccaatctccctctctctctccccccccagtctctctctctccccccccagtctctctctctccccccccagtctctctcttccccccccgccccagtctctctctccccccccaccccagtctctctcactctctctctttcttccccagtctctctctctctctctctctctctctccccagtctatctctctccccccaatctctctctctctcccccccaatctctctctctctctctctcctccccccaatctctctctctctctccccccaatctctctctctctctccccccaatctctctctgtctcccccccaatctctctctctctccccccacaatctctctctctctctctccccccccatctcgctctctctccccctccaatctccctctctctctccccccccagtctctctctcccccccccagtctctctctctcccccccccagtctctctcttcccccacccccaccccagtctctctctccccccccagtctctcacttccccccccgccccagtctctctctcccccccccgcccctctctctctccccctccaatctccctctctctctccccccccagtctctctctctccccccccagtctctctctctccccccccagtctctctctctctctcccccccccagtctctctcttcccccaccctcaccccagtctctctctcccccccccagtctctctcttcccccccgccccagtctctctcactctctctcttttttccccagtctctctctctcgctccccccctctctctcaaccccagtctctctctctctctctctctctctctccccccagtctatctctctccccccagtctctctctctctctccccccagtctctctctctctctctgctccagtctctgtTTGGTGATGCTCATGCACGGCTCTGGGATACCGCATGCAGGCACAGAGGGCCGCAGAAATGTCCGTGTGGATAATCATATCGTTTGCATTCAGTACCTCGGGGCTCAGGGTCAGGCCTGTAGTGGGCTCCAGCACGCAGGCGCTGGAAACTGCTCCTGCTGGCCGAAAGAACAAGCCTGTGGGATGCGATTGAAAAGAGCACCTGCGCGGCCGCCTCGAAGGAGCTGCGTGGTTGGGCACTCATGCAGTTTAGGGTGAACAGTGGCGCACATGTCAATACATCCATACATAGACATAGAgttacatacacagacacatacatatatatcaatatatatcatcTTTCTTGATTGTCTGCAACAGTTGatctctctatccttctccaatgtctctccaccgtcgtccagctgggtgggactacaccttatgctccattcttatctatctaaccgtagccagagaatcatctgcaatggcttcccttcccaccccctgcatgtttacctctggagtccccaagaATCtacccttggcccctcctatttcttatctacatgttgcccctttgtGACAGCATCCGAAAACActtcatcagtttccacatgtacgctgacggcacccagctctacctcactaccacttctctcaacccctccagtctctaaattgtcggactgcttgaccgacatccagttctggatgagcagaaattttctccaattgaatattgggaagaacaaagccattgtttttggtccctgccacaaactccattccctagccactgactccatctcgctCCCCAACCTCTATCTGGGCCTGAACCAAACTTTttacaaccttggtgccatatatgACCCTGAAATGACCTTTCGACCACTTATcgatagcataactaagaccgcctatttccacctccgtaacatcgcccatctccgttcttgcctcagctcatccgctactgaagccctcatccaagcctttgttacctctagacttgactattccatcgcactcctggctggcctcccacattctaccctacataaactagagttgatccaaaactcggctacccgtgtcctaaccaacaccaagtcccgcttacccatcacccttgtccttgctggcctacattggctcccagttaagcaaggcctcgatttcaatATTGTCATCtttggtttcaaatccctccatggcctcgcctcttcctatctctgtatctCCTCCATCCCCGCCCGGCCCCACCCCActccggagatgtctgcgctcctctatttctgccctcttgagcatccctgattgtaatcgctcaaccattggtgtccgtgccttctgttgcctaggccccaagctctggaactcctggcctagaccactccgcctctctacctctctcctccttcaagactctcctgaaaacctatctctttgactaagcttttggtcacctgcgctaatttcttcttgtgtgacttggtatcaaatttttatctcatcatactcctgtgaagcaccttgggacgtttcactaagttaaaggcgctatataaatacaagttgttgttattatacaTAGATCCATGTACACAAGCAGACACAGACATATAGAGGCATGTATATAACACTACACTTTAGAACATGTCAGAAATGTTTTTCTTAGACCCTGCAGGTCAGTGTAAATAATGACAATCCTTGTTCTTCCCTGGCCCCCTCTCACTTGCTCCCTACCTGCAGGTTCCTCGGCTGGTGCTGGAGTTACCTCCTCCTCAGCAGGTGTAGCTTGTTTAGGCGTTGTGTCAAGCTTGGCGAACGCAGAGTCCAGTGGCAATACATTGTTGACAAAGGAATCTGGCTTGCTGGTGTTCCCGCGTGGCTGGTACTGAGCCACCACAAAGGACCCTTTGTCGCTCATGGCATACGCAATCCCCATGTCCGTGGTTTCCCGCCATATCATCTGAGTGAAGCGTTCTAATGGGACAGATAGAGGTAAATCAAACATTTAATCTGTTTTTCTATCACTTGCATTACTCTTGTGTGTGTTTGCATGTctatgtttatctgtgtgtgtgtgtgcatgtgtgagcgtTTGCAAAGAGATTATAAACTTGAACTGAAATCCATCACTATTATGTATGCTGTATGTACAGCGTTCAGAGCTTCAAGActgccctcctcccccaccccccactgataCAAAGCTCCCACGAACTGGAACTCAAACCGGTCTGGGGAGGATTACCCGCACTGCTCACTGTGCTGTTGGCACTCATGGCAGGAATTTTTACCATGGAGTCGGGTCGGGTGCATGCGGGTCACGTAGCAGGTCGGGACCGCAATGTTTTGCTCAGTGCTACTTTAACTTAATGGCCCCACTTAAAGCAGTCTTGCACGTTTCCCAGCCCAATTAAAGGGagcatgtctgatgatgtcatcgatgactcatttccagcgctgatatttaaagcagccttgcactcaaTTCATTTGAAGGTTGCTAGAGGAGTGTGCAAGGTCGATTACAAACGTCTGTGTACCGTCCCAAACGTTAAAAGGATACACaacggcagagggctgcacccagatttAGTGATGCATCCCTGCATACTCTGGTGGAGGCAGTGAGAGtatgcagggaggtcctgttccctGAAGACAGGCGCAAGAGACATCTTAAAGACACCAAAAGGACCTGACTAGTGATAACAGAGGAGGTCTGCAGCAATGATGGTGTCAGGaagacctggatccagtgcaggaaacgattcaatgatttcatcatcatcatgggcagtccctcgaaaccgaggaagacttgcttccactctaaaagtgagttcttaggtgactgaacaatccaatacgagaattacagtctctgtcacaggtgggacagacaatcgttgaaggaatgggtgggtgggactggtttgccgcacgctccttccgctgcctgcgcttgatttctgcatgctctcggcgatgagacttgaggtgctcaatgccctcccggatgcgctccctccacttggagcggtctttggccagggactcccaggtgtcagtggggatgttgcattttatcagggaggctttgagggtgtccgtgaaatgtttcctctgcccatcttgggctcgcttgccgtgtaggagttctgagtagggtgcttgctttgggagccttgtgtcgggcatgcggacaatgtggcccgcccaaccgagctggtcgagtgtggtcagtgcttcgatgctggggatgttgacctgatcgaggacgctaatgtcggtgcgtctgtcctcccaggggatttgcaggatcttgcggagacatctttggtggtatttctccagcaatttgaggtgtctaatgtacatggtccaagtGATCTGATCTG
This DNA window, taken from Pristiophorus japonicus isolate sPriJap1 chromosome 20, sPriJap1.hap1, whole genome shotgun sequence, encodes the following:
- the LOC139232950 gene encoding cytochrome c1-like isoform X2, with protein sequence MVKIPAMSANSTVSSAERFTQMIWRETTDMGIAYAMSDKGSFVVAQYQPRGNTSKPDSFVNNVLPLDSAFAKLDTTPKQATPAEEEVTPAPAEEPAVVTPPAEPTAEQPAAEETAAKEIAPEALTAKAKEAEEKPAEEKAAVPELVPPPAKEEKKKTHRHCPKKKDPKLKKAERSPCE
- the LOC139232950 gene encoding cytochrome c1-like isoform X1 — translated: MVKIPAMSANSTVSSAERFTQMIWRETTDMGIAYAMSDKGSFVVAQYQPRGNTSKPDSFVNNVLPLDSAFAKLDTTPKQATPAEEEVTPAPAEEPAVVTPPAEPTAEQPAAEETAAKEIAPEALTAKAKEAEEKPAEEKAAVPELAVPPPAKEEKKKTHRHCPKKKDPKLKKAERSPCE
- the LOC139232950 gene encoding cytochrome c1-like isoform X3, whose product is MHPTRLHERFTQMIWRETTDMGIAYAMSDKGSFVVAQYQPRGNTSKPDSFVNNVLPLDSAFAKLDTTPKQATPAEEEVTPAPAEEPAVVTPPAEPTAEQPAAEETAAKEIAPEALTAKAKEAEEKPAEEKAAVPELAVPPPAKEEKKKTHRHCPKKKDPKLKKAERSPCE